The following proteins are encoded in a genomic region of Sneathiella marina:
- a CDS encoding YjhX family toxin produces the protein MNISKYEQRVLHALAQGGAIFHERSKNGKVHKITCFTRDGHILSDCTFEIFQRLKKRRFIQSRNGQPYRASRLGITSARSQLNNR, from the coding sequence TTGAATATATCAAAGTACGAGCAGCGCGTTTTGCACGCTCTTGCTCAAGGTGGCGCCATTTTTCACGAAAGAAGTAAAAATGGTAAAGTGCATAAAATTACCTGCTTCACACGGGACGGACATATCTTGTCTGACTGCACGTTTGAAATTTTTCAACGCCTCAAGAAAAGACGCTTCATTCAATCCAGAAACGGCCAGCCATATCGCGCATCGCGACTAGGAATTACATCTGCCCGTTCACAGTTAAATAATCGCTAA
- a CDS encoding GNAT family N-acetyltransferase produces MIRHFKPEDTDNLINIWRMANAIAHPFLPTAFVKRVENDMRSLYLPNAETWVLENNGTNIGFTALIGNEIGGLFLNPAFHGQGFGRALVDHAFELKGPLKVEVFEKNMIGRRFYDGYGFIELKQHLHGASGETVLTLFKD; encoded by the coding sequence ATGATCAGACATTTTAAGCCAGAGGATACTGACAACCTCATCAATATTTGGAGGATGGCCAACGCCATCGCCCATCCGTTTCTACCGACTGCCTTTGTCAAAAGAGTAGAGAATGATATGCGAAGCCTGTATTTACCCAATGCAGAGACCTGGGTTCTTGAGAATAATGGAACCAACATTGGTTTCACAGCCCTTATCGGAAATGAAATAGGGGGGTTATTTCTTAATCCCGCTTTTCATGGACAGGGCTTTGGCCGGGCATTAGTCGATCACGCTTTTGAATTGAAAGGTCCGTTAAAAGTGGAAGTATTTGAGAAAAATATGATAGGTCGGCGATTTTATGACGGATATGGTTTTATCGAATTGAAACAACATCTTCATGGGGCATCCGGTGAAACCGTTCTAACATTATTCAAAGACTAA
- a CDS encoding DUF2306 domain-containing protein has protein sequence MALPFGVIAIYVALAAWALILIRDLKRGSFGPFLWVGIALLLVLNIRYFIEGAPDAIAFFIGIYDVLDNLGVSATGGAAALAPCPDNACTVWGDRFVNHPSWGVAFHDRFLNGSNFRNTLLYVHLGLNSIVFVLMHIQLARTGSGDHKTMHKLLGRISFICLTLGTIAAVWLASQHGDVSEYGGNLSVYGFWFMSFCVYGCAVMGVLAIRKGDSVSHRIWMIRFVGSMWGAFWLFRAMLLVTGPLMRNWESASILTCIWFSAPLGILIAEIFRRRLDRRATVALNTN, from the coding sequence ATGGCCCTTCCCTTCGGTGTAATCGCTATTTATGTCGCATTAGCCGCTTGGGCATTAATATTAATCCGAGATTTGAAAAGAGGATCATTTGGACCTTTTTTATGGGTTGGCATTGCGTTGTTACTGGTGCTCAATATCCGGTATTTCATAGAAGGTGCGCCGGATGCGATAGCGTTCTTTATCGGTATTTATGATGTCCTTGACAATTTAGGAGTATCGGCAACGGGAGGGGCCGCCGCACTCGCCCCTTGTCCTGATAATGCCTGCACCGTATGGGGGGATCGATTTGTAAACCACCCCTCCTGGGGGGTGGCATTTCACGACCGTTTTCTGAACGGGTCAAATTTCCGCAATACTCTATTATATGTACATCTGGGTCTAAATTCGATTGTATTTGTGCTAATGCATATTCAATTGGCCAGAACCGGTTCTGGTGACCACAAGACCATGCATAAGTTACTCGGTCGCATTTCCTTTATTTGCCTAACGTTGGGTACAATCGCAGCTGTATGGCTTGCCTCACAACATGGCGATGTTAGTGAATATGGCGGAAATCTGTCAGTCTATGGGTTCTGGTTCATGTCATTTTGCGTTTACGGTTGTGCAGTGATGGGTGTTCTCGCCATTCGAAAAGGGGATTCTGTATCTCATCGTATATGGATGATCCGGTTTGTCGGGTCCATGTGGGGCGCGTTTTGGCTGTTTCGGGCAATGCTTCTGGTTACGGGTCCGCTAATGAGAAACTGGGAATCTGCGTCAATACTAACCTGCATCTGGTTTTCTGCACCGTTGGGTATTCTTATCGCTGAGATTTTCCGCAGACGGCTGGATCGCAGAGCAACTGTAGCCTTGAATACCAATTAA
- a CDS encoding LysR substrate-binding domain-containing protein, giving the protein MTLRIQDLYTFFVVARAGAMQQAANELRVTPGAISQRIASIEDRYGKRLFSRSRKGVELTKAGQDLWSDIDASFSKIEKANNAHFGRNSEQQIRISATPTFAYSCLVPRLGEFTDKYPKLNITIETDKRLVDLRSEPIDLAIRHGLGDYVGYQSEWLSSPELIVVGSPSLLQRGRPINDAIDCLGYRLLRDTTAICSDWQLWCEARGIDERKALYGPSFEDDYLIVKAAVEGQGLALLSDVYVSEQLKTKQLVKACDAAWPTHFAYYAVALPVTFERPAVKIFVQWLKAIAAEDISSIR; this is encoded by the coding sequence ATGACATTACGTATCCAGGATCTTTACACCTTCTTTGTTGTTGCCCGCGCCGGGGCGATGCAACAAGCAGCGAATGAGCTGAGGGTAACACCCGGGGCGATCAGCCAACGAATTGCTAGCATTGAAGATAGATATGGTAAGAGACTATTTTCACGAAGCCGTAAAGGCGTAGAGCTTACAAAGGCTGGGCAGGATTTATGGTCTGATATCGACGCGAGCTTTTCAAAGATTGAAAAAGCAAATAACGCGCATTTCGGTCGGAATTCTGAGCAACAAATTCGGATCAGCGCCACCCCCACTTTCGCGTATTCATGTCTCGTTCCGCGGCTCGGAGAATTTACCGACAAGTACCCAAAATTAAACATTACAATTGAAACCGATAAACGACTTGTAGACTTGCGCAGCGAACCTATTGATCTTGCCATTCGTCACGGCCTTGGAGATTATGTGGGATACCAGTCTGAATGGCTTAGCTCGCCCGAACTCATTGTTGTCGGTAGTCCGTCCCTTTTGCAACGTGGCAGGCCTATCAATGATGCTATCGATTGCCTTGGTTACAGGTTGCTGCGGGATACCACCGCAATTTGTTCTGACTGGCAGCTTTGGTGTGAAGCGCGGGGTATAGATGAGCGAAAAGCATTGTACGGGCCGTCCTTCGAAGATGATTATCTTATTGTCAAAGCGGCTGTTGAGGGTCAGGGACTGGCACTTTTGAGCGACGTTTATGTATCCGAACAGTTAAAAACCAAACAACTGGTCAAAGCTTGTGATGCGGCTTGGCCGACACATTTTGCCTATTATGCTGTGGCTTTGCCAGTCACCTTTGAAAGACCGGCAGTCAAGATATTTGTTCAATGGTTGAAAGCAATCGCAGCCGAGGACATCTCATCCATCAGGTAA
- a CDS encoding MFS transporter yields the protein MKNTLATPNRRHWSVVIFGFLALSLAFSGRAALGLVMPIWQGEFGWSSSYISGVGASALIVMAIVAPFAGRLVDRKGPRFTLNLGMGLLGIGCALVATMNGKLMFVIGFAGFAAVGFGIVATHVVATAVARTYTANTGLATGIATSGATGGQFLIVPLIASLLAFVSWRWSFGALSIASLLLIPCILSSLRLKKNDNEKAPLQSARHSGIAHDFSLIVRNPVFHALFWSFLICGFTTTGVIETHLLPFASYCGFPPIPSATAYGVLSGVNLIGMIVAGWLTDRANRPLLLAIIYILRSLSFILLANLPGTSVEMLFVFALFFGVVDYSTVPVTASLVASHVGLKVMGLAMGMVSAGHAMGGALGAFLGGYIFDTSGNYDLLWVGSIWLAVSAAILVLLIPKTAPKNVPV from the coding sequence ATGAAAAATACCCTAGCCACACCAAACAGGCGGCACTGGTCCGTTGTTATCTTTGGTTTTTTAGCCCTTTCCCTTGCTTTCTCCGGAAGGGCCGCCCTTGGGTTGGTTATGCCAATTTGGCAAGGAGAGTTTGGCTGGTCGAGCAGTTATATATCTGGAGTAGGGGCGTCAGCCCTTATTGTAATGGCAATTGTTGCTCCCTTTGCAGGCCGTCTAGTAGACAGGAAAGGCCCACGCTTTACCCTGAATTTGGGAATGGGATTACTGGGTATCGGCTGCGCACTGGTTGCGACCATGAACGGCAAGTTGATGTTTGTCATAGGCTTCGCAGGATTTGCTGCGGTCGGGTTTGGGATCGTTGCTACACATGTTGTTGCAACAGCAGTCGCGCGAACCTATACGGCTAACACCGGTCTTGCTACCGGTATTGCAACTTCAGGAGCAACTGGCGGGCAGTTTCTTATTGTTCCTCTGATTGCCAGCCTCCTGGCTTTTGTAAGCTGGCGGTGGAGTTTTGGAGCCTTGAGCATTGCCAGCCTTTTGCTGATACCTTGTATCCTGTCCAGTTTGAGGCTTAAGAAAAATGACAATGAAAAGGCCCCCCTTCAATCGGCTCGCCATTCCGGTATCGCTCACGATTTCTCCCTTATTGTCCGTAATCCTGTATTCCATGCATTATTCTGGAGTTTTCTAATTTGTGGTTTTACGACAACCGGGGTTATCGAAACCCATCTGCTGCCTTTCGCTTCATATTGCGGGTTCCCGCCGATTCCAAGCGCAACAGCATATGGTGTTTTATCCGGCGTAAATTTGATAGGAATGATAGTTGCCGGCTGGCTTACTGATCGGGCTAATCGGCCCTTGTTGCTCGCCATAATCTATATCCTCAGAAGCCTCTCATTCATTTTACTTGCCAACCTTCCAGGGACATCTGTTGAGATGTTGTTTGTCTTCGCTCTGTTTTTTGGGGTTGTTGATTACTCGACAGTGCCGGTTACGGCTAGCCTGGTCGCCAGCCATGTCGGTTTAAAAGTGATGGGGCTTGCCATGGGAATGGTCTCTGCAGGTCATGCCATGGGGGGAGCATTGGGAGCTTTCCTAGGCGGCTATATCTTTGATACCTCCGGCAACTATGATTTGTTGTGGGTCGGATCCATTTGGCTTGCCGTCAGTGCCGCTATTTTGGTTCTACTCATCCCTAAAACGGCACCTAAGAATGTGCCGGTTTAA
- the hemP gene encoding hemin uptake protein HemP, whose product MISLEDNTMRSVDLFSQGRELKILHDSEEYKLRLTGNGKLILTK is encoded by the coding sequence ATGATCTCGCTTGAAGACAATACCATGCGTAGCGTTGATCTATTTTCACAAGGCCGGGAACTGAAAATTCTGCATGATAGTGAAGAATATAAGCTACGACTTACCGGAAACGGGAAGTTGATATTAACGAAGTAA